One genomic region from Clostridia bacterium encodes:
- a CDS encoding RluA family pseudouridine synthase encodes MADLVVFVVDSPARLDAAVAASVEDVTRSLAQKLIGMGNVSVNGKVVTKNGYALSAKDSVAVQTVDPVELSVAPEDIPIDIVYEDADMIVVNKQQGLVVHPSVGTPSGTLVNALMNVRDRFSGINGVVRPGIVHRLDKNTSGLLVVAKNDKAHLSLAEQIATKEAKRFYMALVDGNIKEDEGVICEPIARNPKDRKQMAVVEGGREATTLYTVVERFGQYTLVKFELKTGRTHQIRVHAKYIHHPVVGDDVYGGSNKFGLAGQLLTAYRLELDQPTTGERLAFEIPLPPYFLDVLEKLRKNCK; translated from the coding sequence ATGGCTGACCTCGTGGTCTTCGTGGTGGATAGCCCCGCGCGCTTGGACGCCGCCGTGGCCGCCTCCGTCGAGGACGTCACGCGGTCTTTGGCGCAAAAACTCATCGGTATGGGCAACGTGTCGGTCAACGGCAAGGTCGTTACGAAGAACGGGTACGCATTGTCGGCGAAGGACTCCGTGGCCGTGCAGACCGTAGATCCCGTCGAGTTGTCCGTCGCGCCCGAGGATATTCCCATTGATATCGTATACGAAGACGCCGATATGATCGTCGTCAACAAGCAACAGGGGCTTGTCGTGCATCCATCGGTCGGTACGCCGTCGGGCACATTGGTCAACGCTTTGATGAACGTGCGCGACCGCTTCAGCGGTATCAACGGCGTGGTGCGACCGGGCATCGTGCATCGGTTGGATAAGAATACGTCGGGACTATTGGTGGTGGCCAAGAACGACAAGGCGCATTTGTCCCTGGCCGAGCAGATCGCCACCAAAGAGGCCAAACGGTTTTATATGGCCTTGGTGGACGGCAATATCAAAGAGGACGAGGGCGTGATTTGTGAGCCCATCGCCCGCAATCCCAAAGACCGCAAGCAGATGGCCGTGGTCGAAGGGGGGAGAGAAGCCACTACGTTGTATACAGTGGTCGAACGCTTCGGACAGTACACGTTGGTGAAATTCGAGTTGAAAACGGGCAGAACGCACCAGATACGCGTGCACGCCAAGTACATTCACCACCCTGTAGTGGGCGACGACGTGTACGGCGGCAGCAATAAGTTCGGCCTGGCGGGGCAGCTGTTGACCGCGTATCGGCTGGAACTCGATCAACCCACCACGGGGGAGCGGTTGGCTTTCGAGATACCTTTGCCACCTTATTTTCTGGACGTTTTGGAAAAGTTGCGCAAGAATTGCAAGTAA
- a CDS encoding polysaccharide deacetylase family protein, which yields MRLFGVCRLKSVLTAVAAVCLVAVGLGVSVPVAVAAKTTKKLPIYCVEDDRKIAVTFDASWGAERTKGIVDTLERYGVKATFFLTGIWVDDYPEETKYIAEHGMEIGNHSMHHYNMGKMKREDIVREIDEVDGKIAALTGKHPAVFRAPFGDYGNTLIDVLEEKGMRCIQWDVDSLDWKGLSADVLVERVVKRATGGSIILCHNNSEHISEALPTILETLGKQYEWVTVSELIQGKEGTIDHTGKLHA from the coding sequence ATGAGATTGTTCGGGGTATGTAGACTCAAAAGCGTGCTGACGGCGGTCGCCGCCGTGTGCTTGGTTGCCGTAGGGCTGGGGGTGAGCGTTCCCGTGGCGGTCGCCGCCAAAACGACGAAAAAACTGCCGATATACTGCGTGGAAGACGATAGGAAAATCGCCGTTACCTTCGACGCGTCGTGGGGTGCGGAGAGGACGAAAGGTATCGTCGATACGCTGGAGCGGTACGGCGTAAAAGCCACCTTTTTCCTGACGGGGATATGGGTGGACGATTATCCCGAAGAGACGAAATATATCGCCGAACACGGCATGGAAATCGGCAACCACAGTATGCACCATTACAATATGGGCAAAATGAAAAGAGAGGATATCGTGCGGGAAATCGACGAAGTGGACGGCAAGATAGCCGCGTTGACGGGCAAACACCCCGCGGTGTTCCGCGCACCGTTCGGCGATTACGGCAATACGCTCATCGACGTATTGGAAGAAAAGGGGATGCGTTGTATACAATGGGACGTGGATTCGCTGGATTGGAAAGGACTGTCGGCGGACGTCTTGGTGGAACGCGTCGTCAAGCGAGCGACAGGCGGCAGCATTATACTGTGCCACAACAACAGCGAACATATTTCGGAGGCGTTGCCGACCATACTCGAAACGCTCGGAAAGCAATACGAATGGGTGACGGTAAGCGAACTGATCCAAGGAAAAGAAGGAACAATCGACCATACGGGAAAACTGCACGCATAG
- the lspA gene encoding signal peptidase II gives MIVLLVVEVLLFGAFLASDLVSKHFVMPFLEANGDYVLIDKVITLTPAYNTGAGFSMLSGKTGWLIAITVVGLALLLAFTVYAHLKLNTKKKSTKFLLVLLMMMLAGGVGNLVDRVAYGYVRDFIDYTVVQTLFHRSFAICNVADIWLTVGMILLIVYVIFFWRDSNKKDYVEPAPDRYQVETAERLLSVDKEREVDLRQVAFKEDIKDEHAGEVASGTDAEAAEKSADGEAQNAESKEDMAGETANDRGTTDGEDVGNDG, from the coding sequence ATGATCGTTTTGCTCGTCGTAGAAGTACTTTTGTTCGGCGCGTTTCTCGCGTCCGACCTCGTTAGTAAGCATTTCGTGATGCCCTTTTTGGAGGCCAACGGCGATTACGTGCTGATCGACAAGGTCATTACCTTGACGCCCGCGTATAATACGGGCGCTGGGTTCAGTATGCTCTCGGGGAAGACGGGTTGGCTCATCGCCATCACCGTGGTGGGGTTGGCGCTCCTTTTGGCGTTCACCGTATACGCGCATCTCAAACTCAACACCAAGAAGAAAAGCACCAAGTTTTTGCTGGTGCTATTGATGATGATGCTCGCTGGCGGCGTGGGCAATCTGGTGGATAGGGTAGCCTACGGCTACGTGCGCGATTTTATCGACTACACCGTGGTGCAGACCTTGTTCCACCGCTCGTTCGCCATCTGCAACGTGGCGGATATATGGCTGACCGTCGGCATGATCTTGCTCATCGTGTACGTCATTTTCTTTTGGCGGGACAGCAACAAGAAGGATTACGTCGAGCCCGCCCCCGACCGCTATCAGGTGGAAACGGCCGAACGCCTTTTGTCCGTGGACAAAGAGCGCGAGGTGGATTTGCGCCAAGTCGCGTTCAAAGAGGATATAAAAGACGAGCACGCGGGCGAGGTCGCAAGCGGCACGGACGCCGAGGCCGCCGAGAAAAGTGCGGACGGCGAAGCGCAAAACGCGGAATCGAAGGAAGATATGGCAGGCGAGACTGCGAATGATAGAGGCACGACAGACGGGGAGGACGTCGGTAACGATGGCTGA
- the pyrR gene encoding bifunctional pyr operon transcriptional regulator/uracil phosphoribosyltransferase PyrR: protein MKFKSVLIEESVVMRTLLRLSFEIVERSEDITNVVLIGIRTRGVPLAEVIRKNIANNAAVDVPLGELDITLYRDDLSAIAELPIVNGTKVDFDINGKDVVLVDDVVYTGRTVRAAIDAVFALGRPKTIRLAVLVDRGHRELPIRADFVGKNVPTSKKEVVCVHCTSIDGKCDVELCELD, encoded by the coding sequence ATGAAGTTCAAGTCGGTGTTGATTGAGGAATCGGTGGTGATGCGCACGCTACTTAGGCTGTCCTTCGAGATAGTGGAACGTAGCGAGGATATCACCAACGTGGTGCTCATCGGCATCCGCACGAGGGGAGTGCCCTTGGCCGAAGTCATCCGCAAGAATATCGCCAACAACGCCGCGGTGGACGTACCCTTGGGAGAGTTGGACATCACCCTCTATCGCGACGATTTGAGCGCCATCGCCGAGTTGCCGATCGTCAACGGCACCAAGGTGGACTTCGATATCAACGGCAAGGACGTGGTGCTGGTGGACGACGTGGTGTACACGGGACGCACCGTCCGAGCCGCCATCGACGCTGTGTTTGCCTTGGGTAGGCCCAAGACCATTCGGCTGGCCGTATTGGTGGACAGAGGGCACCGCGAATTGCCCATTCGCGCCGACTTCGTGGGAAAGAACGTGCCGACTTCCAAGAAGGAAGTGGTGTGCGTTCATTGCACGTCGATAGACGGCAAGTGCGATGTGGAATTGTGCGAACTCGATTAA
- a CDS encoding cell division protein SepF — translation MNKTDKKVTPLYVESVETNNAASKMIVMKPKNFDDIQALITNLASGQSVIFNLDEASKDTAQRMLDFMAGAAFALGGSMQRIENSMFLVTAKGVGIQVK, via the coding sequence ATGAACAAAACGGATAAAAAGGTCACGCCCCTGTACGTAGAGAGCGTGGAGACCAACAACGCCGCCAGCAAGATGATCGTGATGAAGCCCAAGAATTTCGACGATATTCAGGCGCTGATTACCAATCTGGCGTCGGGGCAGTCGGTGATATTCAATCTGGACGAAGCGTCCAAAGACACCGCGCAACGTATGCTCGACTTTATGGCGGGCGCGGCGTTTGCGTTGGGCGGCAGTATGCAACGCATCGAAAACTCCATGTTCTTGGTGACGGCAAAGGGCGTGGGTATTCAGGTCAAATGA
- a CDS encoding transglycosylase domain-containing protein, whose protein sequence is MKRFLKISTIVLLFVTLAGLLVAVACVFFVTKDATLDESKLTRKDRTVNVLAYDGRAIGVPNAYASFDEIPPALVDAFVAVEDKRFYRHHGLDYRRIAGAMWANLKRKGAKEGASTITCQLVKNTHLSQEKTLKRKLKEAKLALELEKSHSKEEILEMYLNVIYLGGGHYGVKSAAKGYFDKDLDELTTAECAAIAATTVNPTHYSPVRNPQNNQTRRNRILDLMAEQGYISQEEAEKSKNAPLRLADGQRDIYKTYRLNAVEEAARMTGIDTNALTEGYTVYTYCDPETQARAQAIFQSNLLADGTDYMLAFASTDGAIRAFCATFDENAAAVRRQIGSTVKPFVYASAIEKDLLLPDSILDDRPQSFGDYTPHNYHDVYYGRITARDALAKSSNVAAVKTLGYAGLDDAFALINRFGIPLHRKDRHLGLALGGLTYGSTIDELTSAYCTLAAGGIRQRAAFVRRVVAPDGTVVYDKPTTAERIISPSTAYLVTDMLCETARTGTAKKLGELSIPIAAKTGTVECKGANSDAWCAAYTPQAVCIAWAGNLSMAEDKMTTVSGGGGTTTIVKAMFAPFAPRDFTRPDSVVDLEIDQYSYETAGTVLTASPNVPTKYRKRILAKSTYRAPQSLLFETPPSVEGAFTVEGDEICLTLTPQALCSYQVFYDNGFSTYLIDEIRPTDEKSTAKRYPMGAGWWCIKPILHGKTDVYGAIERVMIV, encoded by the coding sequence ATGAAACGGTTTCTCAAAATCTCCACTATAGTCTTGTTATTCGTCACGCTCGCGGGACTGCTCGTCGCGGTCGCGTGCGTATTTTTCGTCACCAAGGACGCCACCCTCGACGAAAGCAAACTGACGCGCAAAGACCGCACGGTCAACGTACTCGCCTACGACGGACGCGCCATCGGCGTGCCCAACGCGTACGCCTCGTTCGACGAGATACCCCCTGCGCTCGTAGACGCCTTCGTCGCCGTGGAAGACAAGCGCTTTTACCGCCACCACGGGCTGGACTATCGGCGCATCGCGGGGGCTATGTGGGCCAACCTCAAACGCAAAGGCGCCAAGGAAGGCGCCAGCACCATCACCTGTCAACTCGTCAAAAACACCCATCTCAGCCAAGAAAAAACCTTGAAGCGCAAGCTAAAAGAGGCCAAACTCGCCTTGGAACTCGAAAAGAGCCATTCCAAAGAGGAAATCCTCGAGATGTATCTCAACGTCATCTATTTGGGCGGCGGTCACTACGGCGTCAAATCGGCCGCCAAGGGCTATTTCGACAAAGACCTCGACGAATTGACGACGGCGGAATGCGCGGCGATCGCCGCCACGACCGTCAATCCCACCCACTACTCTCCCGTCCGCAACCCCCAAAACAACCAAACGCGGCGCAACCGCATTTTGGATTTGATGGCCGAGCAAGGCTATATCTCGCAGGAAGAGGCCGAAAAGAGCAAAAACGCGCCGCTGCGCCTTGCCGACGGACAGCGTGATATATACAAAACGTACAGGCTTAACGCCGTAGAAGAGGCGGCGCGAATGACGGGCATAGACACCAACGCGCTCACCGAGGGCTACACCGTGTACACCTATTGCGACCCCGAGACACAAGCGCGCGCACAGGCGATTTTTCAAAGCAATTTGCTCGCAGACGGCACGGACTATATGCTTGCTTTTGCCTCTACCGACGGCGCTATTCGGGCCTTTTGCGCCACCTTTGACGAAAACGCCGCCGCCGTTCGCCGCCAAATCGGTTCGACCGTCAAGCCCTTCGTCTACGCTTCGGCCATCGAAAAGGACCTTCTTTTGCCCGATTCCATTTTGGACGACCGACCGCAATCCTTCGGCGACTATACGCCGCACAACTATCACGACGTCTACTACGGACGCATCACCGCCCGCGACGCCCTCGCCAAGAGTTCCAACGTGGCGGCCGTCAAGACGCTCGGCTATGCGGGATTGGACGATGCGTTCGCCCTCATCAATCGTTTCGGCATTCCCCTTCACCGCAAAGACAGGCACTTGGGGCTTGCCTTGGGCGGGCTGACGTATGGTAGCACCATAGACGAATTGACCTCTGCGTATTGCACGTTGGCGGCGGGCGGCATTCGTCAACGCGCCGCCTTCGTCCGCAGAGTGGTCGCGCCCGACGGCACGGTCGTATACGACAAACCGACGACGGCCGAGCGGATTATCTCCCCGTCTACCGCCTACCTCGTCACGGATATGCTGTGCGAAACCGCGCGCACGGGCACGGCGAAAAAACTCGGCGAACTGTCCATACCCATCGCGGCCAAAACGGGCACGGTGGAATGCAAAGGCGCCAACTCTGACGCTTGGTGCGCGGCCTACACGCCCCAAGCGGTCTGCATCGCTTGGGCGGGAAACCTCTCTATGGCCGAGGACAAAATGACCACGGTCTCGGGCGGCGGCGGTACGACCACCATTGTCAAGGCGATGTTTGCCCCCTTCGCGCCGCGTGATTTCACGCGCCCCGATAGCGTCGTCGATCTCGAAATAGACCAATACTCGTACGAAACGGCTGGCACGGTGCTCACGGCCTCTCCCAACGTACCCACCAAGTACCGAAAGCGTATCCTCGCCAAGTCCACCTATCGGGCGCCGCAGTCACTCCTGTTCGAAACGCCGCCTTCGGTCGAGGGTGCGTTCACGGTGGAAGGCGACGAGATTTGCCTTACTCTTACACCGCAGGCTCTCTGCTCCTACCAAGTGTTCTACGACAACGGATTTAGCACCTATCTCATAGACGAAATACGCCCCACGGACGAAAAAAGCACCGCCAAGCGCTATCCAATGGGTGCGGGTTGGTGGTGCATAAAGCCGATATTGCACGGAAAAACGGACGTCTACGGCGCGATAGAGCGCGTAATGATCGTTTGA
- a CDS encoding YggS family pyridoxal phosphate-dependent enzyme, which yields MLEYTDICLNVERFQEICRERHVLLTLATKTIPKETLEKLAAQYDLVYGENRVQELTEKYFAGPTWYFIGRLQRNKVKYLVDKVSMICSVDSVELAEEIQKRCAAKGKVMPVLVEINLGEAQKGGVEGTALSALLDEIAAMPNLRLEGLMAVLPRENAEDAAKRAAELYRKAKERYPMTYLSMGMSEDYQIAIEAGANMIRLGSAVFGKRS from the coding sequence ATGCTGGAGTATACCGATATTTGTTTGAACGTAGAACGATTCCAAGAGATTTGCCGCGAGAGGCACGTCCTTTTGACGTTGGCCACCAAGACTATCCCCAAAGAAACGTTGGAAAAGTTGGCGGCGCAGTACGACCTCGTCTACGGCGAAAACCGCGTGCAGGAACTGACCGAAAAGTATTTCGCGGGGCCTACGTGGTATTTTATCGGCAGATTGCAACGCAACAAAGTCAAGTATTTGGTGGACAAGGTGTCTATGATCTGCTCGGTCGATTCGGTCGAGTTGGCGGAGGAGATCCAAAAGCGGTGCGCGGCCAAAGGCAAAGTGATGCCCGTGTTGGTCGAGATCAATTTGGGCGAAGCCCAAAAGGGCGGCGTGGAGGGAACGGCACTATCGGCTTTGCTCGACGAGATCGCGGCGATGCCCAATCTGCGGCTCGAGGGGTTGATGGCCGTTTTGCCGCGCGAAAACGCCGAGGACGCCGCTAAGCGTGCCGCCGAACTGTATCGTAAAGCAAAAGAACGCTACCCTATGACCTATTTGTCTATGGGAATGAGCGAGGATTATCAAATCGCCATAGAAGCGGGCGCCAATATGATTCGGTTAGGCAGCGCGGTCTTTGGCAAAAGGAGTTGA
- a CDS encoding uracil-xanthine permease has translation MKMIYNVEDKPAWSKLLVFAFQQVLAIMAATIAVPHIIGLDAQIPAAILGAGVGTIVYLLFTRFKSPVCISSSFAFLSSLFVALTFGYCGIIVGGILAGLVYVIIAIVIHFVGTKWVSKLMPPVIIGPTVALIGLSLAGNAVGDFVKASASSINGAYNWVSILCALVTLITIIVCSIQKKRKGLRLIPFIVGIGAGYLCALIFTLIGYGAHADYLMVLDWSPLVNNFSPVKFTSFLDYPHFALVEGIKELANGTATMSWAGLGEIALAFIPVALVVFAEHIADHKNLGSIIERDLVEGEPGLERTLLGDGVGSIAGTVFGICPNTTYGESVGCVAITRNASVRTIFVAACMCIVLSFVKPLMVILQTIPSCVMGGVCLTLYGFIAVSGLKMFKDIDLGENKNLFTVSAILIAGIGGLSIQIPYALIKANVPTIGYDAAGNAIELYDSNGNQLFDALAGQPAKVITVTSIATALILGICIYAICNFIEKKQKDIPDDGEAESLMAAPIESGSTYEVGGEETVETVETTDGDNE, from the coding sequence ATGAAAATGATTTACAACGTCGAAGACAAGCCCGCATGGTCCAAACTGCTGGTTTTCGCCTTCCAACAAGTGCTCGCCATCATGGCCGCCACCATCGCGGTGCCCCATATCATCGGCTTGGATGCCCAAATCCCCGCGGCTATCTTGGGCGCCGGCGTCGGTACCATCGTGTACTTGCTCTTCACCCGTTTCAAGAGCCCCGTGTGCATCAGTAGCTCGTTCGCGTTCCTTAGTTCATTGTTTGTGGCGCTTACATTTGGTTACTGTGGAATCATCGTTGGTGGTATTTTGGCAGGTTTGGTGTACGTCATCATCGCCATTGTGATTCACTTTGTTGGGACTAAATGGGTTAGCAAATTGATGCCTCCCGTCATCATCGGACCCACCGTTGCACTTATCGGTTTGAGTTTGGCCGGTAATGCGGTTGGTGATTTTGTTAAGGCAAGTGCGAGCAGCATCAATGGCGCTTATAACTGGGTAAGCATTTTGTGCGCATTAGTAACCTTAATTACCATCATCGTTTGCTCCATTCAAAAGAAACGCAAAGGTTTGCGCCTCATCCCCTTCATCGTGGGTATCGGCGCCGGCTATCTGTGCGCGTTGATCTTCACCCTCATCGGCTACGGCGCTCACGCCGACTACTTGATGGTGCTCGATTGGAGTCCCTTGGTCAACAACTTCAGCCCCGTGAAATTCACCTCTTTCCTTGATTATCCTCACTTCGCGTTGGTAGAAGGAATTAAAGAGTTGGCTAATGGTACCGCTACTATGTCTTGGGCTGGTTTAGGTGAAATCGCCTTGGCCTTCATCCCTGTGGCACTAGTGGTCTTCGCCGAGCATATCGCCGACCACAAAAACCTCGGCTCCATCATCGAGCGCGACTTGGTTGAAGGCGAGCCCGGACTCGAGCGCACCCTCCTTGGTGACGGCGTCGGCTCCATCGCCGGTACCGTGTTCGGTATCTGCCCCAACACCACTTACGGTGAGTCCGTCGGTTGCGTGGCTATCACCCGCAACGCTTCCGTGCGTACCATCTTCGTGGCGGCTTGCATGTGCATCGTGCTCTCGTTCGTTAAACCCCTCATGGTCATTCTGCAAACCATCCCCAGCTGTGTCATGGGCGGCGTGTGCTTGACTCTGTACGGCTTCATCGCTGTCAGCGGTCTCAAGATGTTCAAAGACATCGACCTGGGCGAGAACAAGAACTTGTTCACCGTGTCTGCCATCCTCATCGCGGGTATCGGCGGCTTGTCCATCCAAATACCTTATGCTCTTATCAAAGCCAATGTTCCTACCATCGGTTACGATGCGGCTGGTAATGCAATTGAGTTGTATGATTCTAACGGCAATCAATTGTTCGACGCGCTCGCAGGTCAACCTGCAAAGGTTATTACCGTAACTTCGATTGCAACCGCGTTGATACTCGGTATCTGTATTTACGCTATCTGCAACTTCATCGAGAAGAAGCAAAAGGATATCCCCGATGACGGCGAGGCCGAAAGCTTGATGGCCGCTCCCATCGAGTCGGGCAGCACCTACGAAGTAGGCGGCGAAGAAACCGTCGAAACGGTCGAAACCACCGACGGCGACAACGAGTAA
- a CDS encoding YgiQ family radical SAM protein, giving the protein MPFLPVKREEFEGVPDFVLVSADAYVDHPSFGMAVVSRVVEHEGFSVCIVPQPQCDADYCRFGAPRHAFLVSSGVCDSMVDNYTVAKNKRTEDVYSEGGKPGMRPDRAVTVYCKNLKRLFPDTPVLIGGIEASLRRFAHYDYWADRVMPSVLVDSGADLLMYGMGERTLKELLSYVRRGVPIGSLRDVRGTCYLCPYDGLSKKLQQDLAEGKAIACASYEDVCRDKVSYCKAFNVQSENCDPFSSKVLLQKHGARYVVQNLPQLPLSPKEMDEVYALPYMRTYHPMYSGGVPAIEEVEFSITSVRGCYGSCSYCALTYHQGRIVQKRSKESIVGEAEQLVKIKGFKGYIHDVGGPTANFRDPACRKQMEKGACKHRNCIGYEPCDNLQVDHREYLDILEALRRIEGVKKVFVRSGVRFDYVMLDKDDTFLRELIKHHVSGQLKVAPEHSENGVLKLMNKPPFEVYKAFKNKFDRINKELGMQQYLVPYLISSHPGCTLRDAVKLAEYLHSINYMPKQVQDFYPTPSTKSTCMYYTEMDPDTLKPVFVPKSKEEKQMQRALLQYRKPQNYAIVKAALLKANRTDLIGYGARCLISPYPKRNNK; this is encoded by the coding sequence ATGCCGTTTTTACCTGTCAAAAGAGAGGAATTCGAGGGGGTGCCCGACTTCGTGTTGGTATCGGCGGACGCGTACGTCGACCATCCGTCTTTCGGTATGGCCGTCGTGTCCCGCGTGGTGGAACACGAGGGGTTTTCGGTGTGTATCGTCCCCCAACCGCAATGCGACGCGGATTATTGCCGATTCGGTGCGCCTCGGCACGCTTTTCTCGTGAGCAGCGGGGTGTGCGACAGCATGGTGGACAACTATACCGTCGCCAAAAACAAGCGTACCGAAGACGTGTACAGCGAGGGCGGCAAGCCGGGGATGCGCCCCGACCGTGCGGTCACCGTGTATTGCAAAAACCTCAAACGACTGTTTCCCGATACGCCCGTGCTCATCGGCGGGATAGAGGCGAGCCTGCGGCGCTTCGCGCACTACGACTATTGGGCGGACCGCGTGATGCCGTCGGTGCTGGTGGATAGCGGCGCGGACCTATTGATGTACGGCATGGGAGAGCGCACCCTCAAAGAACTGCTGTCCTACGTCCGTAGAGGCGTGCCCATAGGGAGTTTGCGCGACGTGCGCGGCACGTGCTATCTCTGCCCATACGATGGGTTAAGTAAAAAATTACAGCAAGACCTTGCCGAAGGCAAGGCCATAGCGTGCGCTTCGTACGAAGACGTATGCCGCGATAAGGTGAGTTACTGCAAGGCGTTCAATGTGCAAAGCGAGAATTGCGATCCGTTTTCGTCCAAAGTGCTTTTGCAAAAGCACGGCGCGCGTTACGTCGTGCAAAACCTGCCCCAACTACCCCTATCGCCCAAGGAGATGGACGAGGTGTATGCCTTGCCCTATATGCGGACTTATCATCCTATGTACAGTGGGGGCGTGCCCGCCATCGAAGAGGTAGAATTCAGCATTACGTCCGTTCGCGGGTGCTACGGCTCGTGCTCGTACTGCGCCTTGACCTATCATCAGGGCCGCATCGTGCAGAAGAGGAGCAAAGAGTCCATCGTGGGCGAGGCCGAACAACTCGTCAAGATCAAGGGTTTTAAGGGATATATCCACGACGTGGGCGGGCCTACCGCCAACTTCCGCGATCCCGCGTGCCGCAAGCAGATGGAGAAGGGCGCTTGCAAACACAGGAATTGCATCGGCTACGAGCCGTGCGACAATCTGCAAGTCGATCACAGGGAATATCTCGACATTTTGGAGGCCTTGCGTCGGATAGAGGGGGTTAAAAAGGTCTTTGTCCGCAGCGGCGTGCGCTTCGATTACGTCATGCTGGACAAGGACGACACGTTCTTGCGCGAACTCATCAAACACCACGTCAGCGGCCAACTGAAAGTGGCGCCCGAGCACTCGGAAAACGGCGTGTTGAAGTTGATGAACAAGCCGCCCTTCGAGGTGTACAAGGCGTTCAAAAACAAATTCGACCGCATCAATAAGGAATTGGGAATGCAGCAGTACCTCGTGCCCTATCTCATTTCGTCCCATCCCGGTTGTACCTTGCGCGACGCGGTGAAGTTGGCCGAATATCTGCATTCCATCAATTATATGCCCAAGCAGGTGCAGGACTTTTATCCCACGCCCTCCACCAAGTCAACGTGTATGTACTATACCGAGATGGACCCCGATACGCTGAAGCCCGTCTTCGTGCCCAAGAGTAAGGAAGAAAAGCAGATGCAGAGGGCTTTGCTGCAATATCGTAAGCCGCAGAATTACGCCATCGTCAAAGCGGCCTTGCTGAAGGCCAACCGCACGGACCTCATCGGCTACGGGGCGCGTTGTTTGATATCGCCGTATCCCAAAAGAAACAATAAATAA
- a CDS encoding single-stranded DNA-binding protein gives MNYEELANNRVFLSGEVLTPPAFSHEVFGEGFYEFMLSVLRLSNQCDVLPVTVSERLLGEARITIGKRISVSGQFRSYNKLYENHSKLMLTVFARTIEEYDDELNPNTIELDGYICKKPMYRTTPFKREICDILLAVNRAYNKSDYIPCIAWGRNARFVNTLEVGQHIALSGRIQSREYLKQLGDGRQETRTAYEVSVSRLTTDGDEAKDEREWYHYLAVNSQVN, from the coding sequence ATGAATTACGAAGAATTGGCAAACAACAGAGTATTTTTGTCGGGTGAGGTACTGACGCCGCCCGCATTCAGTCACGAGGTATTCGGCGAAGGGTTTTATGAATTTATGCTGTCCGTGTTGCGCCTAAGCAATCAATGCGACGTGCTGCCCGTCACGGTGTCCGAACGACTGCTCGGCGAGGCGAGAATAACCATTGGCAAGCGGATATCGGTATCGGGACAATTCCGCTCATACAATAAGTTGTATGAGAATCACAGCAAATTGATGCTGACCGTGTTCGCAAGGACGATCGAGGAGTACGACGACGAACTCAACCCGAATACCATCGAATTGGACGGCTATATCTGCAAGAAACCCATGTACCGCACGACGCCGTTTAAGCGCGAGATATGCGATATATTGCTCGCCGTCAACCGCGCCTATAACAAGTCGGATTATATCCCGTGTATCGCTTGGGGGCGCAACGCGCGATTCGTCAATACGCTGGAAGTGGGACAGCATATCGCCCTGTCGGGCAGGATACAAAGTAGGGAGTACCTCAAACAGTTGGGCGACGGGCGGCAGGAAACGCGTACGGCCTACGAAGTGTCCGTGTCCCGATTGACCACGGACGGCGACGAGGCCAAGGACGAGCGGGAGTGGTATCATTATCTCGCCGTCAATTCGCAAGTAAATTAG